One segment of Myotis daubentonii chromosome 11, mMyoDau2.1, whole genome shotgun sequence DNA contains the following:
- the ZER1 gene encoding protein zer-1 homolog isoform X1, whose translation MASDTPESLTALCTDFCLRNLDGTLGYLLDKGSPRLHPDIFLPSEICDRLVNEYVELVNAACNFEPHESFFSLFSDPRSTRLTRIHLREDLVQDQDLEAIRKQDLVELNLTNCEKLSAKSLQTLRSFSHTLVSLSLFGCANIFYEEENPGGCEDECLVNPTCQVLVKDFTFEGFSRLRCLNLGRMIDGVPVESLLRPLSALAALDLSGIQTSDAAFLTQWKDSLVSLVLYNMDLSDDHIRVIVQLHKLRHLDISRDRLSSYYKFKLTRKVLSLFVQKLGNLMSLDISGHMILENCSISKMDEEAGQTSTEPSKSSIMPFRALKRPLQFLGLFETSLCRLTHIPAYKVSGDKNEEQVLNAIEAYTEHRPEVTSRAINLLFDIARIERCNQLLRALKLVITALKCHKYDKNIQVTGSAALFYLTNSEYRSEQSVKLRRQVIQVVLNGMESYQEVTVQRNCCLTLCNFSIPEELEFQYRRVNELLLSILNPTRQDESIQRIAVHLCNALVCQVDNDHKEAVGKMGFVVTMLKLIQKKLLDKICDQVMEFSWSALWNITDETPDNCEMFLNCSGMKLFLDCLKEFPEKQELHRNMLGLLGNVAEVRELRPQLMTSQFISVFSNLLESKADGIEVSYNACGVLSHIMFDGPEAWGICEPQREEVEERMWAAIQSWDINSRRNINYRSFEPILRLLPQGISPVSQHWATWALYNLVSVYPDKYCPLLIKEGGMPLLKDMIKMATARQETKEMARKVIEHCGNFKEENMDTSR comes from the exons GCCTCTTCTCAGATCCTCGTAGCACCCGCCTCACCCGCATCCACCTCCGCGAGGACCTGGTGCAAGACCAGGACCTGGAAGCCATTCGCAAGCAG gacctggTGGAGCTGAACCTGACCAACTGCGAGAAGCTGTCGGCCAAGAGCCTGCAGACGCTGCGGAGCTTTAGCCACACCCTGGTGTCCTTGAGCCTCTTCGGCTGCGCCAACATTTTCTACGAGGAGGAGAACCCCGGGGGCTGTGAGGACGAGTGCCTCGTCAACCCCACCTGCCAGGTGCTGGTTAAGGACTTCACCTTCGAGGGCTTTAGCCGCCTTCGCTGCCTCAACTTGGGCCGCATGATTGATGGGGTCCCCGTGGAGTCCCTGCTGCGGCCCCTCAGTGCGCTGGCTGCCTTGGACCTCTCAGGCATTCAGACCAGCGACGCGGCCTTCCTGACCCAGTGGAAGGATAGCCTGGTGTCCCTCGTGCTCTACAACATGGACCTGTCGGACGACCACATTCGTGTCATCGTCCAGCTGCATAAGCTGCG ACACTTGGACATCTCCCGAGACCGCCTCTCCAGCTACTACAAGTTCAAGCTGACTCGCAAGGTGCTGAGCCTCTTTGTGCAGAAGCTGGGGAACCTCATGTCCCTGGACATCTCTGGGCACATGATCCTGGAGAACTGCAGCATCTCCAAGATGGACGAGGAGGCCGGGCAGACCAG CACCGAGCCCTCCAAGAGCAGCATCATGCCTTTCCGGGCTCTGAAGAGGCCGCTGCAGTTCCTGGGGCTCTTCGAGACCTCCCTGTGCCGCCTCACGCACATTCCGGCCTACAag GTGAGTGGCGACAAGAACGAGGAGCAGGTGCTGAACGCCATCGAGGCCTACACGGAGCACCGGCCCGAGGTCACCTCCCGGGCCATCAACTTGCTCTTTGACATCGCGCGCATCGAGCGTTGCAACCAGCTCCTGCGGGCTCTGAAG ctggtcatcacagcccTCAAGTGCCACAAGTACGACAAGAATATTCAAGTGACGGGCAGCGCCGCCCTCTTCTACCTGACCAACTCCGAGTACCGCTCCGAGCAGAGCGTCAAGCTGCGCCGCCAGGTCATCCAGGTGGTGCTCAATGGCATGGAATCCTACCAGGAGGTGACG GTCCAGCGGAACTGCTGCCTGACCCTCTGCAACTTCAGCATCCCCGAGGAGCTGGAGTTCCAGTACCGCCGGGTCAACGAGCTCCTGCTCAGCATCCTCAACCCCACCCGGCAGGACGAGTCGATCCAGCGCATCGCTGTGCACCTGTGCAACGCCCTGGTCTGCCAGGTGGACAATGACCACAAGGAGGCCGTGGGCAAGATGGGCTTCGTGGTG ACCATGCTGAAGCTCATTCAGAAGAAGCTGCTAGACAAGATA TGTGACCAGGTCATGGAGTTCTCCTGGAGCGCGCTCTGGAACATCACGGACGAGACGCCCGACAACTGCGAGATGTTCCTGAACTGCAGCGGCATGAAGCTCTTCCTGGACTGCCTGAAG GAATTCCCCGAGAAGCAGGAACTACATCGGAACATGCTGGGACTCCTGGGAAATGTGGCAGAGGTGAGGGAGCTGCGGCCCCAGCTAATGACTTCCCAGTTCATCAGTGTCTTCAG CAATCTGCTGGAGAGCAAGGCCGATGGGATTGAGGTTTCCTACAATGCCTGCGGCGTCCTGTCCCACATCATGTTTGATGGGCCCGAGGCCTGGGGCATCTGCGAACCCCagcgggaggaggtggaggagcgCATGTGGGCGGCCATCCAGAGCTGGGACATCAACTCCCGGAGAAATATCAATTACAG GTCGTTTGAGCCAATTCTTCGCCTCCTTCCCCAGGGCATTTCCCCCGTCAGCCAGCACTGGGCCACCTGGGCCCTGTACAACCTTGTGTCTGTCTACC CGGATAAGTACTGCCCCCTGCTGATCAAAGAAGGTGGGATGCCCCTTCTGAAGGACATGATAAAGATGGCCACGGCGCGGCAGGAAACCAAGGAGATGGCCCG AAAGGTGATCGAGCACTGCGGTAACTTTAAGGAGGAGAACATGGACACGTCCAGATAG
- the ZER1 gene encoding protein zer-1 homolog isoform X2 codes for MASDTPESLTALCTDFCLRNLDGTLGYLLDKGSPRLHPDIFLPSEICDRLVNEYVELVNAACNFEPHESFFSLFSDPRSTRLTRIHLREDLVQDQDLEAIRKQDLVELNLTNCEKLSAKSLQTLRSFSHTLVSLSLFGCANIFYEEENPGGCEDECLVNPTCQVLVKDFTFEGFSRLRCLNLGRMIDGVPVESLLRPLSALAALDLSGIQTSDAAFLTQWKDSLVSLVLYNMDLSDDHIRVIVQLHKLRHLDISRDRLSSYYKFKLTRKVLSLFVQKLGNLMSLDISGHMILENCSISKMDEEAGQTSTEPSKSSIMPFRALKRPLQFLGLFETSLCRLTHIPAYKVSGDKNEEQVLNAIEAYTEHRPEVTSRAINLLFDIARIERCNQLLRALKLVITALKCHKYDKNIQVTGSAALFYLTNSEYRSEQSVKLRRQVIQVVLNGMESYQEVQRNCCLTLCNFSIPEELEFQYRRVNELLLSILNPTRQDESIQRIAVHLCNALVCQVDNDHKEAVGKMGFVVTMLKLIQKKLLDKICDQVMEFSWSALWNITDETPDNCEMFLNCSGMKLFLDCLKEFPEKQELHRNMLGLLGNVAEVRELRPQLMTSQFISVFSNLLESKADGIEVSYNACGVLSHIMFDGPEAWGICEPQREEVEERMWAAIQSWDINSRRNINYRSFEPILRLLPQGISPVSQHWATWALYNLVSVYPDKYCPLLIKEGGMPLLKDMIKMATARQETKEMARKVIEHCGNFKEENMDTSR; via the exons GCCTCTTCTCAGATCCTCGTAGCACCCGCCTCACCCGCATCCACCTCCGCGAGGACCTGGTGCAAGACCAGGACCTGGAAGCCATTCGCAAGCAG gacctggTGGAGCTGAACCTGACCAACTGCGAGAAGCTGTCGGCCAAGAGCCTGCAGACGCTGCGGAGCTTTAGCCACACCCTGGTGTCCTTGAGCCTCTTCGGCTGCGCCAACATTTTCTACGAGGAGGAGAACCCCGGGGGCTGTGAGGACGAGTGCCTCGTCAACCCCACCTGCCAGGTGCTGGTTAAGGACTTCACCTTCGAGGGCTTTAGCCGCCTTCGCTGCCTCAACTTGGGCCGCATGATTGATGGGGTCCCCGTGGAGTCCCTGCTGCGGCCCCTCAGTGCGCTGGCTGCCTTGGACCTCTCAGGCATTCAGACCAGCGACGCGGCCTTCCTGACCCAGTGGAAGGATAGCCTGGTGTCCCTCGTGCTCTACAACATGGACCTGTCGGACGACCACATTCGTGTCATCGTCCAGCTGCATAAGCTGCG ACACTTGGACATCTCCCGAGACCGCCTCTCCAGCTACTACAAGTTCAAGCTGACTCGCAAGGTGCTGAGCCTCTTTGTGCAGAAGCTGGGGAACCTCATGTCCCTGGACATCTCTGGGCACATGATCCTGGAGAACTGCAGCATCTCCAAGATGGACGAGGAGGCCGGGCAGACCAG CACCGAGCCCTCCAAGAGCAGCATCATGCCTTTCCGGGCTCTGAAGAGGCCGCTGCAGTTCCTGGGGCTCTTCGAGACCTCCCTGTGCCGCCTCACGCACATTCCGGCCTACAag GTGAGTGGCGACAAGAACGAGGAGCAGGTGCTGAACGCCATCGAGGCCTACACGGAGCACCGGCCCGAGGTCACCTCCCGGGCCATCAACTTGCTCTTTGACATCGCGCGCATCGAGCGTTGCAACCAGCTCCTGCGGGCTCTGAAG ctggtcatcacagcccTCAAGTGCCACAAGTACGACAAGAATATTCAAGTGACGGGCAGCGCCGCCCTCTTCTACCTGACCAACTCCGAGTACCGCTCCGAGCAGAGCGTCAAGCTGCGCCGCCAGGTCATCCAGGTGGTGCTCAATGGCATGGAATCCTACCAGGAG GTCCAGCGGAACTGCTGCCTGACCCTCTGCAACTTCAGCATCCCCGAGGAGCTGGAGTTCCAGTACCGCCGGGTCAACGAGCTCCTGCTCAGCATCCTCAACCCCACCCGGCAGGACGAGTCGATCCAGCGCATCGCTGTGCACCTGTGCAACGCCCTGGTCTGCCAGGTGGACAATGACCACAAGGAGGCCGTGGGCAAGATGGGCTTCGTGGTG ACCATGCTGAAGCTCATTCAGAAGAAGCTGCTAGACAAGATA TGTGACCAGGTCATGGAGTTCTCCTGGAGCGCGCTCTGGAACATCACGGACGAGACGCCCGACAACTGCGAGATGTTCCTGAACTGCAGCGGCATGAAGCTCTTCCTGGACTGCCTGAAG GAATTCCCCGAGAAGCAGGAACTACATCGGAACATGCTGGGACTCCTGGGAAATGTGGCAGAGGTGAGGGAGCTGCGGCCCCAGCTAATGACTTCCCAGTTCATCAGTGTCTTCAG CAATCTGCTGGAGAGCAAGGCCGATGGGATTGAGGTTTCCTACAATGCCTGCGGCGTCCTGTCCCACATCATGTTTGATGGGCCCGAGGCCTGGGGCATCTGCGAACCCCagcgggaggaggtggaggagcgCATGTGGGCGGCCATCCAGAGCTGGGACATCAACTCCCGGAGAAATATCAATTACAG GTCGTTTGAGCCAATTCTTCGCCTCCTTCCCCAGGGCATTTCCCCCGTCAGCCAGCACTGGGCCACCTGGGCCCTGTACAACCTTGTGTCTGTCTACC CGGATAAGTACTGCCCCCTGCTGATCAAAGAAGGTGGGATGCCCCTTCTGAAGGACATGATAAAGATGGCCACGGCGCGGCAGGAAACCAAGGAGATGGCCCG AAAGGTGATCGAGCACTGCGGTAACTTTAAGGAGGAGAACATGGACACGTCCAGATAG